In the Bacillota bacterium genome, CGGCGCGGCGCGGTGGTCGTCGACAAGAGCAACGCCTTCCGCATGGACGAGGAGGTGCCGCTCGTCGTTCCCGAGGTCAACCCGGGTGCGCTGGAGCATCACCGCGGCATCGTGGCCAGCCCCAACTGCTCCACGATCCAGCTGGTGGTGGCGCTGGCGCCGCTCATCCGCGAGGCGGGGGTGGAGCGGGTCTGGGTCTCCACCTATCAAGCAGTCTCCGGCACCGGCCAGCCGGCGGTGGAGGAGCTGGAACGCGAGGTGCGCGGCTGGCAGGCCGGCTCTCCGCCCGAGCGCTCGCCCTCCAGCCCCTATCCGCATCCCATCGCCTTCAACCTCCTGCCCCACTGCGACCGCCCCGAGAGCGACGGCTTCACCCGCGAGGAGATGAAGCTCCTCCGCGAGAGCCGGAAGATCCTGGGATTGCCCGGGCTGCGTCTGAGCGCCACGGCGGTCCGCGTTCCCGTCTTCGTCGGCCACGGCGAGTCGGTGGTCTTCGAGCCCTCGCGGCCGCTCGAGCCGGAACGGGCGCGCGCCCTCCTGGCCGCGGCGCCGGGCGTCCGCCTGGCGGACGCGCTGGAGGAGGGCGAGTACCCCACGCCGCTCCAGGCGGCCGGGGGGGACGAGGTCTGGGTGGGACGGGTGCGGCGCGACCTGGCCCTGGAGGGGGCGCTGGACCTCTGGATCGTGGCGGACAACCTGCGCAAAGGCGCCGCCACCAACGCCGTCCAGATCGCCGAGCTCCTCCTCGAGAGCGGCCGGCTCTGAGCCGGCGGGAGGCGTGCCCGTTGCGCATCCTCGTCCAGAAGTTCGGCGGCACGTCGGTCTCCGACGGCGAGCGGCGGGCGCACGTGGTCCGCCGGATCCGCGCCGCGCTGGCGGCGGGCTTCCAGCCCGTGATCGTCGTCTCGGCCATGGGCCGGCGCGGCGATCCCTACGCCACCGACACGCTCCTCGACCAGGTGCGCTCCGTCGAGCCCGAACCCGACGCCCGCGAGGAGGATCTGATGATCTCCTGCGGCGAGGTGATCTCCGCCGTCCTCCTCTCGGCCACGCTGCGCCGGGAGGGGGTGGGCCGGCCGCTGACGCTGACGGGCGGGCAGAGCGGCATCCTGACCGACGACCACTTCGGCGACGCACGCATCCTCCGCGTCGACCCGGCGCCGCTCCACCGGCGGCTGGA is a window encoding:
- a CDS encoding aspartate-semialdehyde dehydrogenase codes for the protein MEGVRVGIVGATGVVGRTLLEVLEERRFPVRELRPMATERSAGRRVRFLGEELEVLEAAPERFEGLDLVFIAAGDTASRELAPEAVRRGAVVVDKSNAFRMDEEVPLVVPEVNPGALEHHRGIVASPNCSTIQLVVALAPLIREAGVERVWVSTYQAVSGTGQPAVEELEREVRGWQAGSPPERSPSSPYPHPIAFNLLPHCDRPESDGFTREEMKLLRESRKILGLPGLRLSATAVRVPVFVGHGESVVFEPSRPLEPERARALLAAAPGVRLADALEEGEYPTPLQAAGGDEVWVGRVRRDLALEGALDLWIVADNLRKGAATNAVQIAELLLESGRL